The Coffea arabica cultivar ET-39 chromosome 9c, Coffea Arabica ET-39 HiFi, whole genome shotgun sequence nucleotide sequence aaaacTTGAACAATCTTGTGTCAAATTATACCAATTTCAGTGGCCAAGCAATCGGTGCACCAAgtgcatcttcaattgtttgCAATAGCCCATAAGGCCTAATCAATTGTTCATTGCGTTCCATCACGATTTGTACTAGTATTTCACACCAACATGGTCCCAATGGTTGTCCACCAACAACTTTAGAAGGATCAATTCCTTGGAGACGACTAATAGCTAGACATTTTGTTGGATCAAACAAGCTGAAAATATCCACCCAATCACCTTCCTACAAGATAATTTGAAGTCATAGAATTGAATTAGgtagatttattttttttaaaaaatttggtagAGTTTCCCCTGCATTTTGAgcatttctccaattttcagcaataaaactTAATAACCATGACTTTACTAAGTTGAAATTACCAAGTTTTACTATTCAGTATAACCAAACAAAATAGCAGTTTAATGAATCAACAAGTTTCAAACAACAAAAGTGAGTATCCTCATATGGTATAATCACAAtaaattcttgaaaaataatCATGAATATACCTGAAGAGAACGAGCACCCATAGGAGATTTTGAAACATGATTAGAGGACGTTGAATTTATCGAGCCACCAGTTTTTGAGCCACTATTTTGCTGCTGACACACCATTGCTTTGAGCTCTGCAAGTTCTTTGGCTTGGTCTTTCAGCTGCTGATATTGCTCAGCAAATTTATCTTCCATCTTAGAAATTGCTGCCTTTTGCTCCATAACGATACGCTGACAAGTGCTGCGACTAGGTACGTTACCCCATTTGTCTGATGGTGTCACACCTAGACCATACATGCGCACACGCCCATTGTTATCTTCCCCAAATACTTGGGCAAATGCATCATTACGACCAACATCATCATTAGAACCAGGGGGAAGTTGGCTAACTTTTTCCTTCAAAGCTTGCTGTATTTAAAATCCAGAAAAAATTCAATGTTACTAAAGTCGATTACCTTACATTAATGAAGATAAAATCAGTCCTAAGTTAGTAGACAATTTAAGTCATTTAGAGTACTAATTTCATCAACCAATTAATAACTTACTAATGTAGCTGCAACGTCATCATTTCCCGGGTTTCCGTTTGAGTCAGTATAACAGTGTTCGAACATATCAACTCGTGATGGGAGATGACCTAATTTTTTCATCTATAGAAAATGAAGTCTTCATAAGACCACTAGGTGATACAAGAAAAAACTAAATGAAACTAAAAGGTTTAAAAGATTTACCAATTTCTTTCGAATTTGAGCATACGATTTCTTCCCTGTCTTATGATTCATTGTTTTCTTAGCCCGACTCATCTTATTCTTCTCGCTGGTATTctgaaattatagaaaaataGTGAAAACTTATAATCTCAACATAATGCTTGATATTTAATAGTTAAAACAGTTATACCTTTGTTTCCTCTAAGCTCCAGTAAGCCAGAAGATTTCTCCACTGATCTTTCAAGATCCGCTGATCCCTATTGTTAATTTGACTCTCAATGGATTCATTTGGATTGTAATATTTTGCCTTTAAAGCTGATTTCCAATTTCTCCATTTTTTGCCGATTGATTTCAAAGTCCAAAAATCTGCACCTGGAGGAAGACGAAATTTTTCCTACAATAACACCTCAAATAGTTAGATCCATATTTTTGTCATATAAAGGGTACAGCTGTATATTTGCATCAAGCAAAATGTGCATTACCTTCACCAATACAAGCATGTCTTGCTTCTTATCATTTGTCATTTCACGCCAATCTGTCACGTCTAGAGGAGCATACTTTCCATTTCTTGCTATTGTTCCTAAGAACTCAGTAAATTTGGACTTGTTCTTGCCAACAGGCTCACCATCCTTATCAAATCTAACTTTGTACCGATGACAACTACTAGGTTTACCCCATATTTCTGTCATATATGTTGGCCCTCTAGTTTTTCTTTGTGAATTTTCATCTGCATTTTCTTCATCTATAACCATGAAATATGACACCGGTGAATTTCATtaccaaaagaaactagtaGAACTAAAAGTTTTGAAACTGAATCTCAAGAATGAAAATCAGAACTGGGCATGACTTATTAGAGATGTACCTGTAGAGTTAGGCTCCTCAATGTGAATCTGATTTTCAGCTATATCCTCGTGTTGATCAACAAGTGTATTTCCAGTAATCTTCTGTCTTTTAGTCCTTGCCATTCCTACAAATAAAAacatttaacaaataaaagaacACAAATACAAAAAGGATAGCAAAATCTCAAACGAATATGATAATAGAAAGGCTACAACTAGACTGAAAATTTTCATCTACTAACAAATCAATTTTAAAGTGCAAGTAAGTaagttaaaacagaaattttaaaaTAGACAAATGCAAAGACACAACAAGGTTAATCTGAATTTGCATCTACAAAAAAATGCATGTGAAATTGCAACCACGTTTATAGTTACAACTTTTACAGTTTTAATAGCAAAAACCAAACATTTCAACAATTCAGGCTAGTGGAGTATTTCATCTCCATCATCTTCTCGAACCCATCGAATGTCTTCATTCTCATTGTCCATTTGAGTTGTTGAGGTAATTGTGCTCTGCAAATACATCTCAATATCACATACGGGGTCCATCATAAACTCATTCCTAGGAGATGTAGCAACAACAACACTCCAGCCTTCAGCTAAAGGGtcttcaacataaaaaacttGTGAAACTTGGGTTGCTATCACATATGGCTCAGGGTGAGGCTTTACATTCTTGAAGTTGGCCAATGTGAATCCATCCTCATCTTGCTTTAATCTTTTGCCTTTTGATATCCAATCACATTCAAATAAGGTGACAGTTCGGCCTTCAGTGTAATTTAACTCAAGGATATTCGTCAAAATACCATAGTAAGCCAAGTCACTTAAAATTGGATTATTATCTTTAGTACTCGAAAAGCTTGATGTTGTTGCATTGACAAGAACCCCACTATTCTGAGTTTTCCTCTGAGATTCTAATTGTCTTGTATGGAAGCGAAAGCCATTGACAAGAATCTTTTGATATGTTCTCCCCACATTATTTGGACCCCTAGCCAGAAGTTTCAAATCTTTGGAGATGTCAACACCATCAGCCACTTGAATCTGCTTAACCTATTATATACAAAATGTAACAATGacaaatttcttcttttatgcataaaaaaaaagataatagaaCCTGTAAGATTGTTGAGCTTACATGGTCCGAAAACCAATCTGCAAAGTTCTCACAATGAATACGCTCAATGACATGTTTTCCAGCACATGGATTTTGCTCCTCCACCATTTTATGGTGTTGGCTGCATATAGAAACTCACTAAGTATTTAACatatataattttttgaatTGAAAGGAATTTACTTACTCAACATATGGCTTGATGTGGTCGCAATTAAATAGCACATATTGATgtgcttttctcaaaatttcattgctgaaatttgttggaGTTCCTTTTCCTAATGGACGACATGAACTGGAAAATACATCGAAGCCTTCACTTGAGGTGTTGCCCACATCATCATTTCTACTTGTCCGATTAAACTTCGTTTCAACATAATCAGCTAGGTATAAGGAACAAAAATTCAAACATTCCTCAGCTAAATACCCTTCAGCAATACAGCCTTCTGGTCGACTTCTATTTCGGACGTAGGATTTCAAAGTTCCTAAATACCTTGACAAGGCAAGTTTTAATTCAGGTTTAGAATATTGAGATGAAGTTAATGataaaaaatgtctaaaattttcaaaatacttCACTTAAATATTTCATGAGTACCTTTCTATAGGATACATCCACCGATAATGGACAGGCCCTCCTATTTTTGCTTCGCTAACCAAATGAACAGCCAGATGTACCATCACATTAAAAAAggatggtggaaaaatcctttcTAATTGACAAAGTATGATACCAATCTCTTTTTCCAAATGAACTAAATCTGCTGGATCCAAAACTTTGGAGCACAACTTGCGAAAATACCTGCTCAATTTGACTAAAGGAGAGCGAACTGCTTTTGATAAAGTCCTGCGCAGAGCTATTGGGAGAAGTTGTTGCATCAAAATATGGTAATCATGACTTTTTAATCCAGAAATTTTTGGTGGCTTTACTTTAACACATCTAGAAATATTTGCTGCGTAGCCATCTGGAACTTTTATCCCTTTCAAAACTTTGCAAAAtatctctttttccttctttttcattGTAAAGCAAGCTGGAGGCAGAACACTCCTACCATTTCCCTTCTCAATGGGATGCAATTCTGATCTTATACCCATATCACGAAGGTCAAGACGTGACTTTTTATTATCTTTGGTTTTTTCCAGATTCAACAATGTAGCCACAATGATCTCACAGATGTTCTTCTCAATGTGCATAACGTCAAGATTATGACGTATCATATTGTCTTTCCAATAGGGCAAATCAAAGAAAATACTtaattttttccaattaaatGGCAATTCTGGATTGTCACTAACTGTCTTCCCAAGTTTAATACTATAACCAGCTAACTCATCTAAAATTGTAGACCCCATTAACCTTCCTGGTGGTTTTCCATACTCTACAGCTCCATTGAAAGATTTAGCATCTTTGCGAAATGGATGGTTCATTTCCAAGTACCTTCGATGCCCCATATAGCAATATTTTCCCCAATTTTGCAGATGCTGTGAAGATGTGTATTTATGGCATACAGGACATGCAAGTTTTCCTTTAGTGCTCCATCCGGAGAGGATTGCATAACCTGGAAAGTCACTGATGGTCCATAAAAGTGCTGCACGAAGTtgaaagttttcttttcttgatgcaTCATATGTATTCACTCCAACATCCCACAATTCCTTTAATTCTGCTATGAGAGGTTTTAAATATATATCAATATTATTTCCTGGTGCAAATGGACCGGGTATCAACAATGACAACATAAAGTTCGGTTGTTTCATACACATCCATGGCGGCAAATTATATGGCATCAATATTACCGGCCAAGTGCTATGAGTTGAACTCATATTTTTGAATGGGTTAAATCCATCTGATGCTAGGCCCAACCTCACATTACGAGAATCTTGAGAAAATTCTGGATGATGAAAGTCAAATGTTTGCCAAGATGGAGAATCAGCAGGGTGCCTCATGTTACCATCCTTAGTACGACCTTCTGCATGCCATCTCATATGGCCTGCAATTTTGGAGGACATAAATAGGCGTTGTAACCTATGTTTTAGGGGAAAATGCCATAAAACCTTATGCGGTATTTTTCTTCCCTCACCAGTCGGATCATTTTCAGATTTAACCCATCTAGATTCTTTACATGTTTCACAATGCTTTCTTCTTGCATCTACCCCCCAATACAAAGTGCAGTCATTCGGACATGCATCATATTTATCATACCCAAGTCCTAATTCCTTCATTAACTTTTCAGCTTCATAATAAGACTTAGGCAAACCATCCATCGCATCTGGAAAGGCTTCTTTCAACAAATCAAGTAACATATCAAAAATTTTGTTGCTGAGTTTACCAAGGCATTTGAGGTGAAGCAGCCGAATCATAAAGGAAAGTTTTGAGAATCTTTTACATCCAGAGTAAAGCTCTTTGTTAGAATTATCAATTAGATTGTAAAACTTTTCAGCTTCTACATTGGGCAATTGGCTTTTGTATTCAGTTCCATCTATCCTTGTATAATCTTGTTCAggaattcccattgcatcatgAACCAAACCATGCATGTCATCAAGTTCATCCCGTACCCCATGTGAGATATCATAGGAAGTAGGTTTTGGTGCACTAGAGTAAACAAATTCTCCATGAGCTGCCCAATGGGTGTATCCTTTAACAAAACCATAAACTTTCAAATGAAGTTCTGCATTCTCCCTGGTAATACATACACCACACTTACATTCTTTACATGGACATAATATCATCCCATTTATACTTGAATTCTGGAATGCATAATCTAAGAATTTTTGCAAACCATCCCAATATTCTTTGCTTCGTCTATTCTTTTGCATCCAAGTTTTATCCATATTCTGTAACCATGACAAATTTAACCTTAAaatatacacatacatacatatacatatacatatataagcaaaAGAAAGCAATTAAGAATAATATTAACAAAGTGCATCACTCATacaacaaaaaaattattaggaTACCAAGAAGCTATTTGAAAGTCAACGAGAAGGTCACTGTTTGAGATAAAAGCACAAGACATGAGAACCCCAAAGGTTTTCCGCTACTAGCCATTTATCACGTGTCACCAAGTAAATAGTTTTTTACACAAATCAATGTTAAGAATAAAATTTGCAGGTCATATAATATATCTACTGCAATGACACtccagtttaaaaaaaattaagaatccaAATGAccaaaagatgaaaatgaaCGTACATTACAGgttcaaacaaatgaacaaattTAATATCATATATGTAACTTAATCtaattcctaataaaaaagaacACAAGAATATAAGTTGGCTTGTACCTCTAGCGAAATCAATGTGCAACgtcttcaaaatgatttcttttcACAGATAGCTATCTTCAATTCAAACCTGTGGTGAAACATTAATGAACTTTagtaaaattttaatattttgaatagGTGCTATACGTACTTCTCTAATTATTCaacaagaaaaataacatcagcTTGCAAATTTCTTGaagaatatttttaaaaaatgagaaagaaCCAAAAGTGCTGAATGacttttcctaattattctGAAACAAACAGAACAGGGCATGAAAATATAAATGCACCAACATATATAAATGCATCAGCTTACTATGCAAACAGAACAAGGCATGCACATTATTATGAAGCAAACAGAACAAGGCATCAGCTTACTTTCTCTATGTACATATATAAATGCACCAAcatatgcatgaaaatgatcCAAGGCATGCACATTTTCCCCATGTGAACAGAAAACCACAAATGCAAATTATTCTCATTGAATAACATTTTCATAAAAAGCATTGGGATAGTAGGAATTTTAtttaaactcaagaaataaaaagatTTTATGTTCATGTTTGAGGGACCAACTTCGCTTTACAAGTTAAAATTTAGAAACCTCTGTATTGGTGCCAATTATTTTTCTGGTAAACTTAATTGCCATATTACCATAATATGAATCAAGTTTGGAAACTCAACTACAACTCAAACAATTGCTAACAGTTAACTTTCTTCCCAATTCACTAGTTCTGACTTTGCcaaattttacatgtttttcCGAAACCAAATGACATGAACAATACACCATCTTTGACATTCTTAGTAGTTACTAGTCAGTAGAAGTAAAGCACCTGGGATTCTACATCCTATATTTTGTGCCAGACCAGTTGCACTAACG carries:
- the LOC140014154 gene encoding uncharacterized protein; protein product: MARTKRQKITGNTLVDQHEDIAENQIHIEEPNSTDEENADENSQRKTRGPTYMTEIWGKPSSCHRYKVRFDKDGEPVGKNKSKFTEFLGTIARNGKYAPLDVTDWREMTNDKKQDMLVLVKEKFRLPPGADFWTLKSIGKKWRNWKSALKAKYYNPNESIESQINNRDQRILKDQWRNLLAYWSLEETKV
- the LOC113724384 gene encoding uncharacterized protein translates to MDKTWMQKNRRSKEYWDGLQKFLDYAFQNSSINGMILCPCKECKCGVCITRENAELHLKVYGFVKGYTHWAAHGEFVYSSAPKPTSYDISHGVRDELDDMHGLVHDAMGIPEQDYTRIDGTEYKSQLPNVEAEKFYNLIDNSNKELYSGCKRFSKLSFMIRLLHLKCLGKLSNKIFDMLLDLLKEAFPDAMDGLPKSYYEAEKLMKELGLGYDKYDACPNDCTLYWGVDARRKHCETCKESRWVKSENDPTGEGRKIPHKVLWHFPLKHRLQRLFMSSKIAGHMRWHAEGRTKDGNMRHPADSPSWQTFDFHHPEFSQDSRNVRLGLASDGFNPFKNMSSTHSTWPVILMPYNLPPWMCMKQPNFMLSLLIPGPFAPGNNIDIYLKPLIAELKELWDVGVNTYDASRKENFQLRAALLWTISDFPGYAILSGWSTKGKLACPVCHKYTSSQHLQNWGKYCYMGHRRYLEMNHPFRKDAKSFNGAVEYGKPPGRLMGSTILDELAGYSIKLGKTVSDNPELPFNWKKLSIFFDLPYWKDNMIRHNLDVMHIEKNICEIIVATLLNLEKTKDNKKSRLDLRDMGIRSELHPIEKGNGRSVLPPACFTMKKKEKEIFCKVLKGIKVPDGYAANISRCVKVKPPKISGLKSHDYHILMQQLLPIALRRTLSKAVRSPLVKLSRYFRKLCSKVLDPADLVHLEKEIGIILCQLERIFPPSFFNVMVHLAVHLVSEAKIGGPVHYRWMYPIERYLGTLKSYVRNRSRPEGCIAEGYLAEECLNFCSLYLADYVETKFNRTSRNDDVGNTSSEGFDVFSSSCRPLGKGTPTNFSNEILRKAHQYVLFNCDHIKPYVDQHHKMVEEQNPCAGKHVIERIHCENFADWFSDHVKQIQVADGVDISKDLKLLARGPNNVGRTYQKILVNGFRFHTRQLESQRKTQNSGVLVNATTSSFSSTKDNNPILSDLAYYGILTNILELNYTEGRTVTLFECDWISKGKRLKQDEDGFTLANFKNVKPHPEPYVIATQVSQVFYVEDPLAEGWSVVVATSPRNEFMMDPVCDIEMYLQSTITSTTQMDNENEDIRWVREDDGDEILH